TAAGTATAAAAAGTTGAGTTTTTGGAACAGAAGTAGATTTAAATGGGTCAAACTGGTCCAAAGTGAGTTATTATTGCTTATAAGTTGTCTTATCTAATAAGTTGGATTATTACTGTAATAATAATACTTCTCGTTATTGACAAAAATTGCTTGCAGGTAAAACCAACTTGGCCTGACCCATTTTGACCTTCTCTAATAGttacctgttttgacccatCACTTAACTCCCGAGGCCCTGACATGCACATTTTGCTATCTTTACTTATATCATCCAGAAATACTGATGACTTCTTTtgatcttttctttctttccatctCTGCAGACTCTCTTCCAGCATGCGGATCTTGCTGTGGAGGTTAAAAGGTTGCAGATGCATATACATAGTTTCTTAAGCCACAATCTTGCTGTCAACATTGTCAAGTAAAAACAATAAAGTTCTGTAAGAAGTGTACCCATTGTGTTATTTTGTAAGTGTTTCAAAAGGCTTTCTGATTCTTTCAATCTCTGGTTGCTTGACTTAAGTTTAATCGATCTGGACCAAGTTTCTGATTATGTCACATACCTGAATTTGCAGTCCCATACTCCCATTTTTCCTTTTGTCACTTGCAGGTAGTAGTCCTCAAATAAGTTTAATTAACAAGTTAACAACTGAGTTTACTTTAAACCCCAAGGTAGTGAAATACTACCCTCTTCCCCCTTCCTCTCATGCTTAAAGTTAACTTTGCCTCAAATAGTTCTACTAATAATATTTTCGACATGCATTAGATAGACTTAGGCTGTTTAACCAGCAGTGGTTAATACTAAGAATCAAAGCATCTTTATGAGGAATCTCTTAACAGATTAGGAAAGTAGTTGTCAACTATTCATAGCACCATCAATTGTCTTTCTTCCGACTCCCTATTATGCTTTTTCTTCTGttttttcatcaattttttATTGAAGTATGATGGTAGCCAATTTGTTTTAGAATTGAAGGTTAGATCAGAAGGAATCATATGTTTTCCAAGAATACTCATGCATAGCTGGGTGCAAACACGAAAGAGAGGAGACAGTGTGACACCGGTAACTAAATAACCATGTGTCCATCGTCAACAAACTGAGTAGGTACTTGTGTAATGGCACTGTTTCTATAGAAGGGAATAGTAAATACGATACTGATAACAGAAGATTAATTTTCATCCGCAAAGTATGATAGAGAAGACATTGTATATCTCTCCTAAGCCTAAAGAGACACATAGGGAATAGTTTATTATACTAGGGGCTTATACTATTCTCTTTTTTCTTCTATCAAGTCTAGTAAGCTCTGAATGAATAACTGTGTGTTTCTTATTGAGTTAATCCTTTTTTGCACGGTGATTCGTTTGAGGAAGTGTATATGCAATTTTGTATGGGATATGTAGGTGAAGGGGAATGAGTACAAGATGTGTCTTTTAGGTCACCTTCTCATAAACTTTGTAAGCTAAAAAAGTCCCTAGGAATTGTTTGCCAAACTATTAGTAATAAGCGCATTGTTCTCACTTGGTGATAAACGATCAAGATTGATTATTCCTTTTTAGGTCAACAAGATGTTGAAATGTCTATATTCACGTTTTGTGCTGGTTTATGTAGATGATCTATTAATAATTAGTTGTGATGCTTTAGCTATTTGTTTAAGTGATGAAACATCCAACAGTGATCAAGGTATCATCATCTGTCAAAAGAAGTACATCTTAGATCTTTTGAAAGAAAGGTGTTGCTTTACGAGCTAAACCATACAAATTGTCCATGAATCATCATCTAAAACTTCAGGGTGGTTGGTACCTTGTTTCTGGATCTTAGGTTATAGAATGTGAATTGGCAATTGATCAACTTCACCATTACTACACCTAACAGTTGTTGAGGTAGTTCATGTAGTCACCTTTCTCAGTTCATCTTCAAGCAATCAAGCATCTTCTTAAATCCCCTTTAGCAAGCAAGCATCTTCTTAAATCCCCTTTATCAAGCAAGCATCTTCATAGGTATCTTCTTAGATCCCCTTGTCATGGATTCTTTTGAGCGATTAGCTCTACAGTTCATCTTGCTACATATTGTTACTCTTAGTATGCTAGTTTCCCATGTCTGAAAAGGTTGGGTGTACTACGGGTTATTATATTAGGCAAGTCTTCAGTCTCattaaaaattaagatataAATGTGTTTGTCTTCTGAAAGAATATAAGGCAATGGCTCTATAGATCTATGTTTCTTGGTTAGTCTATTGAAGGATTTCGggttacaattttttttttgtgtaccATTGATGCATTGCTGCATATCCGACTTTCCATGatagaaaaaatatattgagGTAGATTGTTGTGTCAAAGACCTGGTAAAGTCTCGTGCTGTTACACCTTATGTCCTTGTGTTAGCTTTTCCAAAGATTTGTGTTGAACAACATGCGTACTCGTGAGGTGTGACAATATTGAGGTTTCTACTAGTTCCCACTGACCTCGTGAGGAGGAATGTAGTATTAAAAGGCAAGATATAGAGTCCAAGGGTTAGGATGTAATTAATTACTAGGGAAAAGGTTCAAATATGTAATTAGCCATGTCTATGTTCAGccgctaaaaaaaaataaaaaattgtctATATTGAACCAGTGATCAGGCCACTTAAGGACAATTTTTTGCTTGATTCAGGTTTGGATGAAACTGTAGGATTTTTTGGTTAACTGGACCGGGAAAACTGGTATTCCAGCTAAAAGCTTCCATATTTTACCGTGAAAAGCTTCTACATATACGGTATACCAGCATGAACCCCCACAAACTTTGAAACCTTCATCTTCTTGGTCAAAAACCCATTGATTTACATTACCTATTCATGACGGGTGATCACCACTACACCACCGTCTCTGACCATCAGACCGTATGTTTTACTATTAAACTAGTGAACCATGGAACCAGTGACAAGACTGTTTTCTAAACATTGGGTTAAGCTAGAGTTTGATAGAAGCTTCACTATAGATTTTTCTGTACATAATATATGCACACTTGTGTTTCATCGTCTCTTAGCTAAAATCGAACACTTGTATCATTTTATGGACCACATGATGTCTTCAATCACCCTGATGTGGTCCATCTACTTAGAAAGTTATTGAGTCCAACTTTATTCTTAAATATATGTACTTATGTACGATCATGAAAATCATGTTTGGAAGCATCCCATAAGCTATAGATGTATATGATGTTACTTGAATGGTCCTTTCTTGGCCACACTCATTGTTCGTAaatcatccatatatatataatgtcacaTGTTAGTCTACTTCGGTTTGGAGGCATCCTTCGAGCTCTTTCGCTGCTGCCTCGGGGTGCTTCAACGATCAGTAACGTAAGTACTATGTTCCATGTGACTGACCAAGGCTTATCAAGGTTAACATCAATTGAAAGTGATATTTTACATTCATATGATTAATAAAAGGGGCTATATGTATGCcttttatgtattttagttgttttgatttgtatGCATTCATCATTAACTTAATAATTCATTAATCAAAAAGGACATAAAAGATTATAAACTACATCTATGATTTAAGCAATATAATTATCTTTCCTAACTAATACAAGTAAAAGTGATCCCTGCGCCAACAAAGTTTCACTTTATTTATGAACATAAGCTAGTTGACACTTTATGAATTGAAGATAAAAAagtaaacacacacgaagaaaatatacatatatcaaattCAAATCTTATGAAGGATAATTTGAACACCCTTTTTTGGAATGAGGATGAACACATCAGCTGGGTAATGTACGTAATTACTCGAAAGGGTGAAGCTGTAACGCTGCAAGATCAATGAAAGTGCAATCTTGGCTTCATTCGTGGTGAAGTTTAAGCCAACACAAGTCCGAGGTCCCATCCCAAAAGGAAAAAATGCTGCAGCGTTGTTCTTTGTAGCTCCAGCAACCCCATTTGCGAATCTTTCTGGTCTAAAACAGTGAACATCCTTTCCCCATATTTCTGGGTTGTGATGAAGTGCAAGAGTTGACAGAAAAATATTTGCTTTAGCAGGAAGAGTAAGGTTTCCAAGTTTGATCTCCCTGTCTACTTTTCTGGTCAACTGAAGCACCGGAGGATATAGCCTGAGTGACTCATTAATCACCATATTCATCTGCATATAATAAACagaaagattaaaatttgtCGATAAAAACAgttcacataatttattatgagtattttttataaaaaaaaaatgtatattcaTACGTTTTTAAGTCTTGCAATGCCATCAGAATTGGGGCTTCCCTGACCAAAGAACTCGAGCACTTCTTCCCTTACTTTGTCTTGCCAATCTTGATTAATCGCTAGAAGGAAAACGGTCCATGAAAGCAAGCTCGTGGTTGTGAGATGTCCTGCACCATATATAGCTTTGAGCTCATCGATCATTTGGCCTACCGTGATTCTCTTGCTTTCATCAGAATGGTTAGCAATTTTCACAATTTGTCCAAGGAAATCGTTTCCAAACTCATCATCCCCTTCATCCGTATTAGCCTTTCTTTTCTTCACAATGGCTAGAATCGATCTCTTTATCGCCTTTTCAAGCTTGTCTGCTTCAATCTCATCCTCTGTCTTCAATATTGAACTATATAAATAGATGATTATCAGATCTAAACAAATGCAGCTAGATGGCCGTTTGGTTTTTTCTGAAGCGGGTCACTTAAACAATATGCATTTTTAGGTGTGCAAAAATCTAAACCGCGTACTTCTGTTGAACATTACCTGATGAGTGGAAAGCGTAACTTGTATATGTTTCTAACAGTTATCGATGTTAACTTTGCCACCATCTCAAATATATGCCTCCCTTCGACATAGCTACTACCAAAAGCTGTTCTTGATATCACCTCCGTCGTTACCAACCCAAATTCCTTATGAACGTCGATTTCATGGCCTTCATAGTCTTTCCACTTATCTAACATCATCTCAAAGCTTGTGCTCATATCTGGAATCATATTCtgtgaaacatatatatatattgttcagTTTTGATAAAAATGTAGTTTCTAAACCACTACTTGATTATCAGTATGTTCTGttattgatgatgattatgatcaCCTTCAAACTCTCAGCATGGAATGTTTGGTTAGCTAGTTTCCGAACCTTTGACCATTTCTCGCCTTCATTTGTTATAAGCGCTTCACCTAAAAGCTTCTTTGCAAACCCTTCCATATCCATTTTTGGATAAGCTCCTTCTCGGTTATTTAGTACTTCCTTAACAAGGTCAGGTTCTGTAATAAAAATCTGTGCTTGTGAACCATGCCAGTTTATGAAATTCCTCCCTGACAAATATCAAACAAGGCCCATATAAGAATATGAAGTAAATCCACACTAGTGATCATGTGCAGTATGTAATTAAACATCATATCTTACCGTAGATTTTGATCCATGACTCGACGTGGGGTTGGATTCTTGAGAATATATCGTGAGAAATATCCATTGGGTGGCTCATTGATCGGTTTCTCATGGCAGTGATCACTTGAGTGTTTCCATTAGGAAACGCGTAAGGGAGACCTTTGATACCTTGTGATTTCATCATTGATTGTATACTGATCGGCATCCACCATGCTTTCTTGACAAACGTAACGAGAGCCTGAAGAAGAAATAGACTCGGTATGATAATTATGAGAGCTAGAAGTAGATCCATAACTATCTGGTCTGCTTGCAGCAATGAGGCTCAATGCATTACCCTTGTTTATATTGCTCTAGCTAGCTAGGTGAAAAAGACTATGATAATAGTAATATTAGTATCTGATGATGATGGGAATTATGTCACTTTTAATATATCAAGAGATATATTATTACACCACGGCCTTTTGGTGATAGGCAATTAATAGTTATTTGATTATGGACCACATAATGACATAATCTCGTTGGTTAAACCGATTTAAGTCATGATGATTATAATTTTGCATCTTAAGCTCTCTAGTACACTAGATAATAATCAAACAATAATTGGACatgatttttaagctaataaaTTAGAGAGATACATCATCTCCCTTTTTTCTTAATAGTCCACACTTAAAAAACAACATTTAtcccttaataaaatattagtatacaTTGGTATATAATAAAtgtttagattattattattattatcttatataaataaaataagatttttatgacatcattattttttaaataatgcttacttgtcattattacatttatttatatcaactttatcttttttaccttttttgatttatgacatcatcatatttaaaatttaaaatattttctatttgatttataatttatgtcttttttttttacataaaccaaattaatgtaaattaatatgtaagtatctaatttattttttcctgttttttttatttaatttactcaTGATACTAAACTTTCcttctttaaaatttatttcatttttgttatttatgatatctttttctataaaaaaaaaaaaattagttctaattttcttttgaaaactctaacggtttatacatggtcttttaaattttcatcatttaaataatttaattatgatagATTTTTAAAGTATTCACATATTATGCGAgttaataagttaattatatctaaactcttttataaaaaatatttcatctTCTAAAATTTTTTCACTATCACGATTaaatcaacctacaccacttgacaccgccaccaacACCAATAGTACTATCACCGACACCAATAGACCGTCTTCCCTATCACTGTCGCTGCATTGCTCAGGTACCATACTCGTATATTCAAAACATAATGTGTACTATTTCGAGATTATTAGTATGGTTGAATTATCTCATAGTTCTTAGATATTGAGGTAACttaatatcacaaaacttttataaataagttCGGGTTGAACCCAGGTTATTAGCTAGttaaccaataaactaaaacatgattgaggtATTGTTTAATTTACACGTGGTAATCCATTTGGTTGACATGTAtccatttaatttaatataattaaaccTTATCTTCTCCTATTTTTCATATAGTATTAAAATACTAgttctaatacccgtacgatatacggtaggtatatatatagtatcataaaaaatttatatatgtcacatacatgatttgtgagtatgaaataaattgtggttaaagtaaaccgatgattgAAGCTAAATTGTACTTGTAATaaatagtaatgataaatataatatatatttagttagagttttggatttaccttaaattttttaataacatcAAATCAGAACTTGTGAGCATAGTGAATGACGGCAaattgtgatttcggatcgtaaactcaaaattttgaagttttcatgttaataacgtattataagtaatataaatgATAGGaattgaagaattgagaaaagaaaaaaaaaagaattttattaataagaaaacaattaatcaaataaagttataatgtgtttttatttataagttaagagttagagtttagtTCTAAGTctattaagaaaattaaatctatatatatacaattaaaaaaaaagctaacttaataaaatcttaatatatactataagatagttgaactaatgactaattaaccaatcacattgttcgatttcatcaaattgacttttgatgatgtcatcatttagataaactacaaattaaaaatcctaataatcattatccaaatatataattatattaatattaatatttatattagtttgtaaaacaagtcttattaatttacactttttttgttttccatcattaatttacactttttagccctaaatacttcatttatatttatttttagccatcaacttgaaagaattttttaaaatttacaatcatttaattaaataaaaaaagtttaacatatgaaatattttctacaaaaactatttgaaaacctaatgacttattaacaaatattagaaaagtcttaattgttatcaaagaatataaaaacaatcctaatttttatcatattatcatagaataagtgattgaaaataaacatatgcgtgttatgaacgcgcatcatgattaaatacatatatttatattttaatgcctaattatttttcctaataatatcacattataagtacatctgtttcaaaatatattataatggagaaattattatatatagcatgtgccttgtggaatgactacggcaaacaattctatcaatatgtctaggctaataatgacagtgaggaacctatgattattgtactacaacttgcaaaatataacacttaaaaccgtgtttttttaaatttgtaagcTTTTacgacttaaatgtatgaaaatctaatattgttaatatcgtaaatcccgtgtctagtgttggacacgggtctaaaatctagtaaattAACTAAAAAGACACTTGTCGATCAAAAATTATGCCACGTATCATTTAaagaacatctcaatcatgttttagtttattggtagatattttaataataattaaaatccttttattattataaatttgtatgTAGAGATTACATACAACTAAAACtcttttacttatattttaaacCTCATTGGTTTCTTTTTCGTACTTTCAAGGCAATCTATTTATTCCATCTATgataatttgatttttaattatttaaacaattatagATAGATTATCATCTCCTTATATTGCCGAtgcattttttttcctttaataatatttttattaagttacTTAATAACTAAAATACTAAACATGTAAAGATTAACATTTAtcatatcattaattaataatttttatttttttatcctCAACTACCTATACCAAATACATGTAATGTTTAATCTTTGTTttgacacacaaaaaaaaaaattaatatatatatatatatagtcaatccattcatcatacgggtattaaaactagtatctaccaataaactaaaacatgattgacatgttcttgaaatgacatgtggcgtaatctttgatcgacacgtttccttttaatttatttattttgttaatttagcttttttagttctatataaattcaatttccttattagattATGATTAAACTCTAACGCTTGGCTTACtaatataaaagacattataaccttatttaattgattattttctcattaataaattgtctttttttgtttctcaattgtttaactcctattacttatattaattatactcaataatttattaacatgaaagacttaaaaaatttgagtttacgatccgaaatcacaaaactatttgtcatcatccactatgcttataagttccgattttgatgtagTTCTAAAAACTTAAGTAAATgtaaaactctaactaaacatatactatatttatcattattgtttattattatttaacttcgatcatcgatttaaTTTAACAACAACTTATTTCACACTCACGAATCATGCATaaggcatattcaaatttttttacgatacaatttatataattaccTTACatgggtattaggactagtatcaATATATAAGTATGAAGATCTAAAAGTCGGAGTTTTGTGTGGTTGCCTTTGCTGTACTTGCTTATATCCTTCAGTCCTTCACTACTGCTTGGTGCTATTAGGAATGAGatgaaatttttatataaattaaaaaatttatccGACCTTACCATataatgaaaatcaaatatgTGATTAGCtatttatataacaatttatttaACTCTCAGCTAAATTTAGTAATTAAACTCGTAAAATATCCGcaattttttactaaaaaagaaacaaagggAGTAGAGTACGTAGTCAGTACTCACTACTCAGTAGAGGGAGGAGATGTAcattattttcctttttcttgtATGGAAAAatgacaatacaaattaaaATCACATAAATTGAACAAAAAGATGACCACAAATCAAACACACATAGATTAAACGTACAGAATTATAACAACGTTAATTCATATGAAAAATACTCTCTAGATAGGCCAGGATTAACCACTACCACCTCGTGGCAACCTAACCCGACGTTGACCAGGTGCATTCATCATTCTCCGTCTCGATCTTCTTGCACACAAGCACCTGCAACAGCACATCATGAACACGCTCCATATTATGCCCGCTACGATATACGGCACCGATACTTCAAGCCATTGGTTGATTTTCTCTTCACTTTTACCCGGTTGTGATTCTTCTTTGCTGACCGCGGAAATAACTTGACTGATAATTTTACCTACATTGTTGTTAGTCatggatatatatttttttgttgggGACTTTTGGTTATGGAGATTTCAATATTGAAACCTTTGTAGTGTACATATTTAATGGGTGGATGAGTAGTTATTAGAAGGATGGTCCCTTATTTATGTGTGTAAAGTCTTGGTTGTTGTCTACTTAATAGAGTCATGATGTAGTTGTAGTTCTTTTTGGATGACTTGCTAAGTGTGTGATATTACTTTTTGGTAGAATGAGTCCATATTCTTATTTACCCATTGTTAATTTTTTTCCAAGGATATGTATGCTATAAACAATGAGAAACTACTATTTGTAGCTAcattttatatctataaactacaattaagtttataaaattatgatgtatttacatttttgttttatcaTGAGTAATGTCCATATAAGAAGCAACCCAATATGACTCGTCCTTACATGTCCTTTGCTCTTCCGCCATCCAGAGACGAGTGAACATCACTGAGCTCGACTCGTCCTTGATTCGGCTTAGTGTTACTCATTCTCATGGGGACAagttttattatgcttttttttataaaaaaatttgcaggtgtagatattaaataaaaggtGGATCCAAGATTAATTGTTAGTGATGGACTTGTTTAGGAGAATTAGTCAATGTTTTGCAGATGTGGTACTGACTGTGATTTTAATACTGAACAACCCCTAAGTGAGAATGTGAGATGGATTGACGATATTGAAGCCAATTCCTACATGTATGTCACGATTTCACATGTATGACGTGAGCAACCCCTAAGTGAGAATGTGAGATGGATTCAAGATGTTGAAGCCAATTCCTACATGTATGTCACGATTTCACATGTATGACATGTAAGTAGGGATGGCCCTAGGGATGGACCAAGTGAACCACCGTTCGGGCATCAAACTTTGTTTTCATTTCTCATTAACAGCCGTATGAATATTAAGTTAATTTGGTTCTTGTGGTAGAAATTCAGGTTCATTTttagtataatttaatataatctagtatatttgatgttaaaataataaataaataaaaataaaatattacttaaatttgttttctgttttttaaaGAATTAAATACACAAAGTTTGCAACgaaatttaactttaaaaaaaaaatacaacttttataGAGATACAAAAATGATATTTGTTTACAAAAGTAATCTACAATATACTACATAAATGAATGAGGCGATCTAGGATGATATATgcattataaataataaagtttgGGCCAGTATCTTACACCCATGCAGCCCAACATGTTATTTCGTTAGTACATTCTTTTGACACGGCCCGTTTGGGATTAAACCGGTACCCAAATCAACACGTTCACCAAGTAAATGGTCAAATTTGGCACCTCTAGACTCTAGTAGTCTAGTTACATATTCTCACATTCTTTTGATTGGATCTTGAAGTAATAAAGATGCGTGATATCGGATTTATATTCTCATCTGAGTTTGTGATCATGGTTAGCTCAATTCACATATTTAACATTTGGATCTAactaaaaaccaaattaaagtTCATCTGTTATCTTTAcccaaaatattttaaagttcaaaGTTCACGTGTTTAGCAAATACTTAAATTGAAGAAACTTTTTATCTATCTGTAATGCTATAAATGAATTATCTGATAACATTTCTTGACTGCTTcaacaaaagttgaaaaaaggaGAAAATCACTCCATAAATTTATCTAAACGTGACCATGTAACATGGACTGACTGAttcatttataatattaaattaaaatatataatcaatcaTAAACATATCTTTCTGATCATGACTGGGAGGATAAGACATAACATAGTGATTTATGATAACTTAGTTTAATTTAACGtattccttttctttctttcatttgttggttttttatacaaatatatctTTTAGTCAACCATGGCTGCTTGGCTCACTTGTTATCTGTTTTCTTGTGAAAATTATGCGATAAACATATCTTGAAGAAGCACCTAGCATAAATTGCCATTTCCAACTTCTTCATTGAATTAGCTTCGAGCCAGAGCCACTTAGCCATCTTGGTGCCCCAGGATCGACATTTTTCGAGCCATGGAGAAAAATGATACAAAATCTCTTCACATAGCAATGTTTCCATGGCTAGCAATGGGTCATCTCATCCCTTTctttcacttatccaaaatccTAGCACAAAAAGGCCATGAAATCTCATACATTTCAACTCCAAAAAATCTAGATAGAATTCCGAAAATACCTCCAAAACTTTCTAATTTGATCAAACTAGTCCCACTTCCCTTTCCTAAAATAGAAAGTTTGCCAGAATTCGCAGAGTCTTCAATGGATATACCTTACCAAAAAGCCCAGTTTCTAAAAATAGCATTTGATCATCTAGAATCACCTCTAGTCAATTTTCTTAAAACCGCAGACCCAAAAATCGACTGGGTTATCTTCGATTACGCGTCTCATTGGCTACCGAATATTACATCAAAACTTGGTATTTCTAGTGCTTATTTTAGTCTCTTTACAGCTGCAACTCAGGCTTTTCTTGGACCTCCATCGTTATTGTTAAATGACAAATTTACTAGATCAAAACCTGAGGATTTTTGTCGGGTACCCGAATGGATACCATTTGAATCGGATATAAGGTACCGGATCCATGAAGTTACAAAGTACACGGAAGGCGCGGTTGGGAATGAATCAGGTGTGTCGGATACTGAAAGGTTTTTAGTCTCAATAGACCGTTGCGATTTAGTTTTATTTAGAACTATTTATGAGTTTGAACCCGAGTGGTTTGATCTCGTTTGTCAACTATATCAAAAGCCCGTTATACCACTTGGCGTTCTGCCCCCGTTGTTAGAAAACGGTGAGCTTGAGGgttatgaaaattttaaaaaatggttaGACGCACAACGGGTTAACTCGGTTGTTTATGTGGCACTAGGAAGTGAGGCGGTATTGAGTCAAGTTGAACTCAATGAATTGGCTCTAGGTTTAGAACGTTCGGGTTATCCTTTCTTTTGGGCTATAAGAAAGTCAATAGTTGAGTCAACTCCATTTCCTGATGGGTTTCTTGAGAGAATCAAGGGTCGAGGGATCGTTTATGTT
The sequence above is drawn from the Erigeron canadensis isolate Cc75 chromosome 4, C_canadensis_v1, whole genome shotgun sequence genome and encodes:
- the LOC122597965 gene encoding UDP-glycosyltransferase 91C1 — its product is MEKNDTKSLHIAMFPWLAMGHLIPFFHLSKILAQKGHEISYISTPKNLDRIPKIPPKLSNLIKLVPLPFPKIESLPEFAESSMDIPYQKAQFLKIAFDHLESPLVNFLKTADPKIDWVIFDYASHWLPNITSKLGISSAYFSLFTAATQAFLGPPSLLLNDKFTRSKPEDFCRVPEWIPFESDIRYRIHEVTKYTEGAVGNESGVSDTERFLVSIDRCDLVLFRTIYEFEPEWFDLVCQLYQKPVIPLGVLPPLLENGELEGYENFKKWLDAQRVNSVVYVALGSEAVLSQVELNELALGLERSGYPFFWAIRKSIVESTPFPDGFLERIKGRGIVYVGWVPQVKILSHSSIGGFLTHCGWNSAIEGLTFGRVLIFFPVMNDQGLNVRLLSGKKLGVEILRNEQNGWFTHDMVAESIKVAMSGEGGERLRANVARIMEMFGDKSKNDHYIDSCIHNLVNMGK
- the LOC122597299 gene encoding cytochrome P450 CYP749A22-like: MDLLLALIIIIPSLFLLQALVTFVKKAWWMPISIQSMMKSQGIKGLPYAFPNGNTQVITAMRNRSMSHPMDISHDIFSRIQPHVESWIKIYGRNFINWHGSQAQIFITEPDLVKEVLNNREGAYPKMDMEGFAKKLLGEALITNEGEKWSKVRKLANQTFHAESLKNMIPDMSTSFEMMLDKWKDYEGHEIDVHKEFGLVTTEVISRTAFGSSYVEGRHIFEMVAKLTSITVRNIYKLRFPLISSILKTEDEIEADKLEKAIKRSILAIVKKRKANTDEGDDEFGNDFLGQIVKIANHSDESKRITVGQMIDELKAIYGAGHLTTTSLLSWTVFLLAINQDWQDKVREEVLEFFGQGSPNSDGIARLKNMNMVINESLRLYPPVLQLTRKVDREIKLGNLTLPAKANIFLSTLALHHNPEIWGKDVHCFRPERFANGVAGATKNNAAAFFPFGMGPRTCVGLNFTTNEAKIALSLILQRYSFTLSSNYVHYPADVFILIPKKGVQIILHKI